A stretch of Eubalaena glacialis isolate mEubGla1 chromosome 10, mEubGla1.1.hap2.+ XY, whole genome shotgun sequence DNA encodes these proteins:
- the SYT8 gene encoding LOW QUALITY PROTEIN: synaptotagmin-8 (The sequence of the model RefSeq protein was modified relative to this genomic sequence to represent the inferred CDS: inserted 3 bases in 2 codons; deleted 1 base in 1 codon; substituted 2 bases at 2 genomic stop codons) yields the protein MGRPPGPHSARAPAGSTAVHGLIPDLVARIPWLRWALIATAVVAGVLVVSXLLCAICRRGRHRKKPRDEEAVGLGSACSTIDTHLVQPDVDDVEPGPGGPQQRERLQLSVEYDFGSQAIKVGLKQAXTADPYARVSLSPEAGCRHETKVHRGTLCPTFEETRSSHVPPVELPRTTLRVQVXFSQHEPLGVLGVPLGTVDLQPMSPELWHPLGPPSAAEPEQLGEACFSLXCVPCAQPSDLGCPTIPFTCPEPYVKVQLVLNQRKWKKRKTSARKSTATPYFNEAFTFLVPFSQIQSVALVLAVWARGPQFRAEPVSKVLLGARASGQPLQHWADMLAHARRPIAQWHRLQPAREVDRALALQPHLRLPLPGS from the exons ATGGGGCGCCCCCCAGGCCCCCACAGCGCCCGGGCCCCGGCGGGCTCCACGGCTGTACACGGGCTCATTCCGGACCTGGTCGCCCGGATCCCCT ggctCCGCTGGGCGCTCATAGCCACTGCGGTCGTGGCTGGCGTCCTCGTTGTTTCCTGACTGCTCTGTGCCATCTGCCGCCGCGGCCGCCACAGGAAAAAGCCCAGAGACGAGGAGGCCGTGGGCCTGGGCAGTGCCTGCAGCACCATCGACACCCACCTG GTGCAGCCAGATGTGGATGACGTGGAGCCTGGCCCTGGGGGGCCCCAGCAGCGGGAGCGCCTGCAGCTGTCCGTGGAGTACGACTTTGGAAGCCAGGCG ATCAAGGTGGGCCTCAAGCAGG GCACGGCGGACCCCTACGCCCGCGTCAGCCTCTCCCCTGAGGCCGGGTGCAGGCACGAGACGAAGGTGCACCGTGGTACCCTCTGCCCCACGTTCGAGGAGACCCGCTCTTCCCAC GTCCCCCCCGTGGAGCTGCCCCGGACCACCCTGCGGGTGCAGGT CTTCTCCCAGCACGAGCCTCTGGGCGTGCTCGGCGTGCCGCTGGGCACCGTGGATCTGCAGCCCATGAGCCCC GAGCTCTGGCACCCGCTGGGCCCGCCCAGCGCTGCCGAG CCTGAGCAGCTGGGGGAGGCGTGCTTCTCGCTCTAGTGCGTGCCCTGTGCTCAGCCCTCAGACCTGGGATGCCCTACGATCCCTTTCACTTGCCCAGAGCCCTACGTGAAGGTCCAGCTTGTGCTGAACCAGAGGaagtggaagaagagaaagacatcTGCCAGGAAGAGCACGGCCACCCCTTACTTCAACGAGGCCTTCACCTTCCTTGTGCCTTTCAGCCAGATCCAG AGTGTGGCTCTGGTGCTGGCCGTCTGGGCCCGGGGCCCACAGTTCCGGGCCGAGCCCGTGAGCAAGGTTCTGCTGGGCGCCCGGGCCTCTGGTCAACCCCTACAGCACTGGGCAGACATGCTGGCCCATGCCCGGCGGCCCATCGCCCAGTGGCACCGCCTGCAGCCGGCCAGGGAGGTGGACAGGGCCCTGGCCTTGCAGCCCCACCTGCGCCTGCCCTTGCCTGGCTCCTGA